One genomic window of Aethina tumida isolate Nest 87 chromosome 3, icAetTumi1.1, whole genome shotgun sequence includes the following:
- the LOC109600612 gene encoding uncharacterized protein LOC109600612 — MSSANEHFPPPPPLKPRMSPLDFRNTDLVSRLLAATPPYLYNMSLLPNTFFFSEMLRSFVQAKAEHNRAPVPGVHRRSRKRTWTSTRADLFQKPETSPKQAEKPEPPNDWMLKSNNAEKKEEIPLELTMNKYETNREPEPRENKSMLYPKLDTFSGKPELPLPENMFPLHPIANQDSNPSSNLVLPPPPPMWYPPLYPAPPYGIDPLHFFIDLRVSGHIYDRKNQKDSPNSPSSTIVSPLSKEKTQQDVPEAKVEDRKSPKDFFRQSRHASAFSVPSSSKGSPINLSHPNPPSEKQQTKFDVKSMGFDKNSNKTSTNYIMNNIKSIYGNVYASKHDNVTYDETVVKHDIKSPSASDEDSNDRHKKNKDLKSIFGLDFVVDYMNNTKSVHNSSSAESVNSTDFESIGSPALEVVAVNDES; from the coding sequence ATGTCTTCGGCTAACGAGCACTTTCCACCGCCGCCACCTCTGAAGCCTCGAATGTCACCTCTGGATTTCCGAAATACAGATTTGGTTTCAAGACTTTTAGCGGCCACGCCTCCCTACCTCTACAACATGTCCCTGTTGCCAAACACATTTTTCTTCAGTGAAATGCTCCGGTCGTTCGTTCAAGCCAAAGCGGAACATAACAGAGCGCCTGTTCCTGGCGTTCATCGGAGGTCCAGAAAGAGAACTTGGACATCAACGAGGGCAGACCTATTTCAAAAACCAGAAACTTCTCCAAAACAAGCCGAAAAACCTGAGCCACCAAACGACTGGATGTTAAAGAGCAACAACGCAGAGAAAAAGGAAGAAATACCTCTGGAACTAACGATGAACAAATACGAAACAAACAGGGAACCGGAACCGAGGGAAAATAAGTCTATGTTATACCCTAAATTAGATACTTTTAGTGGTAAGCCAGAGCTACCCCTACCAGAGAACATGTTTCCCCTGCATCCGATTGCAAATCAAGACAGTAATCCTTCATCAAATCTGGTATTACCTCCACCACCTCCCATGTGGTATCCGCCACTGTATCCAGCACCACCTTATGGCATTGATCCCCttcacttttttattgatttacgaGTGTCAGGACACATTTATGACAGAAAGAATCAAAAGGACTCTCCTAACAGTCCATCTTCCACCATTGTCAGTCCTTTGTCCAAGGAAAAGACACAGCAGGATGTGCCCGAGGCAAAAGTTGAAGACAGGAAATCGCCGAAAGATTTTTTCCGACAGTCAAGACATGCATCCGCTTTTTCTGTTCCATCATCCTCCAAGGGCTCACCGATTAATTTGTCACATCCCAATCCACCGAGTGAGAAGCAGCAAACCAAATTTGACGTTAAATCTATGGGGTTTGATAAGAACAGCAATAAAACCAGCACTAATTATATAATGAACAATATCAAGAGCATATACGGCAACGTTTATGCTTCCAAACATGACAACGTGACATACGATGAAACCGTTGTGAAGCATGACATCAAATCTCCATCCGCTTCGGATGAGGACAGCAATGACAgacataaaaagaataaagacTTGAAAAGCATTTTTGGATTAGATTTCGTTGTTGATTACatgaataatacaaaatcGGTGCACAACTCATCTTCGGCTGAATCAGTAAATTCAACGGATTTTGAATCAATCGGGAGCCCTGCGTTGGAAGTGGTGGCAGTAAATGACGAATCTTAA